Part of the Primulina huaijiensis isolate GDHJ02 chromosome 15, ASM1229523v2, whole genome shotgun sequence genome is shown below.
TAAAAAATAGGgtgaaaaaaaatagttttttttttatacttcaTTTACTTGGCTTCATTACTGATAAAACAGAGGGAGCAGTGTGCAGGCAGTAGACATGTACAAAACCACAAACCAAAGCAAATTCGCATGTCCTAGCCTTTCTTGCTCTTGTTTCGAAAATGTTTGTATGCTTCTGATTTTGAAGCAAAAAGACAAGAATGCCCATCAAAGCCATTGGAACAAGTACTTGTAACAACAAGAGGAAGATTAAAAATCAATACACCATGGCACTACCATTTGAAGTTCTTCCCAAAACCCCTTTATACATTTACTAATTTCTTGGATGGGTGAACGTTTGCTTTGGATTTCCTGTTGATATGGCAATAGGGTGGTTCTTCCGCGGCGGCCGGTGGTGGGATGGGCGGTGGAGGATCAAGTTTTGGTTAAAGATGGAAGCCGTGAGAACTGAATTTGAGCATGGAGCTGCCAAGAAAATGAACGTACGTCTTCTTAATTCTCGGCTTGGGCCGGTTCCAAGTCTCGTCTTTGTAAATGGGGTTTGACTTCTCGACCCATTGCTGTTCTATTGGTTTCTGACGGTGGTGGTGATATTGGCGGGACGGCTCAATCTATAATTTTGTGACAATTTTTAATCCCTTATTTGTTCTCACTTTTTCTTTTGGATTTGGCTGATATATTAGCATCATGTTTATATGCGATTTAAAGGGTTCATATTTGATACCAAGATTGGCTTCTTTATTTAACAAATCCTTGCACTTGGGATGGTGGCATATATCGTTATATTAAGCTTTGTTTTATGCATTCATGCTTGATCATTTCGGATATTACCCACATGATTTCTTCTTTAATTATTACAATAAATTAGATGAATATCTTTCCCTTTTAAATTGCTTTTTCTTGATAGCTAGGTCCCTTTGCATCTGTTTTATCTTTGACAATCTTTCTTCAAACATGATCGCTCATTTCCCCATTTGTTTTCTCGGCTCATTTCATATATATGGTCGTAAAGCAATCAGAGTGCAAAATTCCTTTCTTCTGATgcggaaaaaaaataatatttcaaggCTTCATCCGTGATTTGTAGtttagatattttaaattaaaaattataagagAAGATTTAAAGTGAAATTCAAATTCattttatacaatatttttataatgtcTTCGAAGAGACTGGGATCATATCTGCTTGTTCTGTATTTTTAAgtaatccaaaaaataaaataaaataataattttaaaaagggTATGAGGCGTGCTGTCACGTTCACATTAATTAATTCagtagtttttaatttgggcAACGCAGAATTCAGCAGTTTCTGCACCTTCTACTTTGAATGCGTGCCTCTGTCCATTAGCAAACCTAAAAAAAGACGAAAaaagcaacaaaaaaaaaaaaaagaaataacaataaaaaatagcCAACGACAaattgattaataaaattaaatctgGGAATGAATTCAGACATTTGCCcaggaaattttttatttttatttttatttatttatttatttttaatcacgAATTGGTTTTCAATTGTGTTTGTGCactcaattttgaaaaataataataatgtaatttCTTTTCGGGATATTTTTAGATAAACAAGCAATGTTACTAGTATATCGTAGCATTTTTAAGTTGTATAATTAATAAGATtggttgaatgataaatcaacGTTTAGCGAGCAcatttgaaaatgttaaaattcaaaaaattaagaGCAAAATATGCGAGAGCTTGCCGCAAGACACCGGAGATCACCCATTTGCCGCCTCACTGGAAGTCCAGACAAGCTCCCGACGTTAGTACGTCGTCCAAGGAATTTTATGTGTCCACCAAATAACTGGACCCAACTATTAATGAGCTGATCCAAAGGAAAATTGGGCCAGAATAAGTCTCCCATGCACACCGCCAACCTATTTCATTATTAATTGACAAATAACGAGtctatttgaaaaaatatatacaatttttcaatcattttataCTGAAtatccacacacacacattctaGTCCGAAATTTTTCTGACTACTATTTAATTTCAACTCCCAACTATAAGAAATAAACTCTTATGCTCAAACTTTTGAGACTTGATGAACTAAGAACGGAATGATTGAATGAATACATTATTTCCTACCTTaataattcaagaaaactcCAAGTATTTTTTAAGTGATAATGATTTGATCTTATAGGTTCATAGTATCATAAAATGGGTAAAATGCATTTAGTACCCAAGTGAAGACtgcaaaaagtaaaaaaaaatccctATCTAAAATCGGTGTTCGTTTAAAATTctacaatttttaaaaagtcaaaCATAAAACCCTTGACAACCGGGCAAAtttctgatttttaaaaacaagtATCTTTAAATGATagttaattttcattattttttttggattttcagAATAGTGTTAGATTCATTAATAGTATAAaacttatttatgaaaaagaacaAGACCTAATGCAAATGTATAACTCCTTTACATGTATTGGGTGTTCTTAAAGTCCTCCATGGAAAGGCAGAACAACTATTTtgtaattattgatattaatttgGATAACTAGTTGTCATTTAGATTCATTAGAACTTATTTTACGATTCCTTGAACTTTATAGCCTTTCTCAACACATTTTTTTGTATCTAACTTTATATTCAAATTCAATTCTAAAAGATAAAAACCTTAGAGAAAATTAGGGGAATAtgttatgttaattaatttcatttaatAGCAAGAATAGTCTCTTCTTCGTTGCACGTGTCACCAACTAAATTGACTGAATGGCATAACTTTTCAATACATTGCATGTAAGTGAACCGACAAGCTAAGCAGCCCATCCTTGCACGACCTCACGCGGCACTGCCTAAAATCTATCGCCAAATAATGGTCATGAAGAAATAATTGACAGAGATCAGCAACCACTGAAGTAATACACACGTGAGAAGGAGAATGACATAAACTTGATTTGGTCGCCGATACCATCGAGCATGATTTTGGAATATGTAGTCGGATATAGACTTTACATAAAGTTCGACAGTttattctatatattttttttgttgattctatcaacaattcattttaaaaaaagttttatgagactgtctcatggttaattttataaaatatactcatgaaaagtttttttttttgtatttttattataaatatgaatcaaGTCGATCCGCCTCAATGCGAACACCTCATACTAGTACTATTTGTTTTATATCATTTCGTTAAACTTTTTTATGATAGAAATGACAAAAATGATAGATCCAGATGGTGTACTCGATGATTGACTAAAATGTCCAANTCAATTTAAGCACGGGTATGAATGTCTTTGAACCAGCCGATGTCATGCAAAAATCGCACGTATACGTCCCAAACTTCAGATCCTCGTGATTTAGCTGCGCATTTGCTGGTGGTAACATGCCAGTACCTATTACACAAAATCTTTCGATTTCCcctataaaaatcaaaatcattctCATTCTCGATAAACCTTAACTGCGCGCGATCGAGTTCAGATCTGCATCTGGTATGTGTTTCTCCCAACACTTCGTACcgttgtttatttatttatttattttggcaATGTAGGCGAACTTAAATTatgattgtattttttttttcacattgtAGGTTAGTCGAAAGTTCGATTGAATTTACATATCTCTGATTCTTGCGTAATTGTCGGTGTTTGGGGTCCTTTCTTGGGTGGGTGTGTAGATCCACTTATGGGATGATCGTTTTGATTCATGTTCTTTTTTTCTAATTGCGTGCTTGAGATTTCAAATTTCTGgcatttttctatttttctttgaatatgTACTAGTATTCTGCCTACGCAGTTTGTCGGTGCGAGGTGTGCAACTATAATTATTCATGTGCGGTTACACTTTAAATTCTGCGTACTTGTGCGGTGAAGATGTTAAAGTTCGATTTGTTATGGTTAATTTGCTAATAACATCGGCTTACTTTTTTGTTTCTTACTCAATTGAAATCGGAAAGGATGATGTGCATGACGGATGCTATTGATGATTGCATACTGTTGACTGGAGCTTGCACGTGTTCCTACTTATCTGTACGGAGCTATATGCTCATTTACAATCAGATGCCTCCTTGGAATACTATCTGTTATCTGACATGTTTATATTCCCTTGCAAAATATTGTTGTAGAGGTCGGATCTTTCTGGTATTTTTTCCTAGTAATTTGTGGAGGTAGGAAAAAGTTTAATCTGACTGCTTATATTAGGTGCAAATTGAATAATTGATTATGTTTATTCATGCTACTATCTTTGGCACAGAAACGGTTTTGTTCAATGTTAAACATGGCTTGAAAAGACTAATTATTTTTTGGACTCTGCTGATCCTCGTGTTCTTTTCTAAACTGATCACTAAgttgattttcttgtttgttAATACGCAAGATGCTAGGCTTAGTAGCTTGATGCATCTTAGTAAACCTCTAGTATCATCAAGTGAAAATGACACATGTTTTCTTATTAATATTGTTTGAAATGCCCTCATCATGACATGATTAGTAATACTTAATTATTGATCTTCATTTAGTCGCCACTTGTCATTTCTATAATTTATCTGAttgcagaaattttttttttaatgtgccATCGATCCTAGCTTGGATTCAGCAAGTTGCAGGACATTTTCTTTGCTTTCGTTCTGCTGAAAATGGAATTGATCTTGAtttcaagaagaaaattatGTACTGCTTTCATCTATTTGGTACTCACATTGCAAGCATGTAATGGTTTTTATCTACCCGGAAGTTATATGCATACATACTCAACAGGGGAAGAGATTTATGCCAAAGTGAATTCTTTGACCTCCATTGAAACCGAGCTTCCCTTCAGCTATTACAGTCTTCCTTATTGTCCACCTATAGGGGGAGTCAAGAAAAGTGCTGAAAATCTTGGAGAACTTCTAATGGGAGATCAAATCGATAATTCTCCATATCGTTTCAGAATGAATGTTAACGAAACTGTGTACCTATGCACTACATCTCCGTTGAGTGACCACGAGGTCAAACTTTTGAAACAGAGGACTCGGGATATGTATCAGGTTAACATCAATCTCGACAATTTGCCTGCTATGAGGTATACAGAGCAAAACGGACTTAAAATCCAATGGACTGGGTTCCCAGTTGGATACGCTCCTGCCAACAGTGACGATGATTACATTATCAATCATCTCAAGTTTACAGTTTTGATTCATGAGTACGAAGGAGCAGGTGTGGAGATTATTGGTACTGGAGAAGAAGGTATGGGTGTAATCTCACAATCTGATAAAAAGAAGGCTTCAGGTTATGAGATTGTTGGTTTTGAGGTTGTTCCTTGCAGCATTAAGAATGACCCCGAGAAGATGTCAAAACTTCACATGTATGATAATAGTACATCTGTAAGCTGTCCAAAGGAGCTTGACAAATCTCAGATTATCAGGGAGCAAGAGCGGGTGTCATTTACCTATGAGGTTGCATTTGTGAAAAGCGACATTAGGTGGCCATCTCGGTGGGATGCATATCTGAGGATGGAAGGATCCCGTGTGCACTGGTTCTCGATTCTGAACTCATTGATGGTGATTTTCTTCTTGGCAGGCATTGTTTTTGTCATCTTCTTGAGAACGGTGAGAAGAGATTTGACAAGGTATGAAGAGTTAGACAAAGAAGCCCAGGCGCAGATGAACGAGGAGCTCTCTGGATGGAAGCTTGTCGTTGGTGACGTCTTCAGAGAACCATCACACTCAAAGTTACTTTGTGTCATGGTTGGAAATGGAGTTCAAATTACCGGGATGTCACTTGTCACTCTCGTGTTTGCCGCCCTTGGTTTCATGTCACCGGCTTCACGAGGTATGCTGTTAACTGGTATGATAATGCTTTATCTTTTCCTTGGAATTGCTGCTGGTTACACAAGTGTACGCATGTGGAGGACCATAAAAGGTTCATCTGAAGGGTGGAGATCAGTTTCTTGGTCAGTAGCATGCTTCTTTCCGGGAATTATCTTTGTTATCTTGACAGCTTTGAATTTCATCCTTTGGGGAAGTAATAGCACCGGTGCTATTCCCATTTCCTTGTACTTCACACTCTTTGCACTTTGGTTCTGTATCTCGGTGCCACTCACTCTTGTTGGAGGATTCTTAGGCACACAAGCTGAGCAGATACAATACCCTGTCCGAACCAATCAAATCCCAAGAGAGATCCCCTCACGCAAATATCCCTCATGGCTACTAATTCTTGGTGCTGGAACTCTCCCATTCGGAACCCTTTTTATCGAACTGTTCTTCATACTTTCCAGCATCTGGCTTGGAagattttattacgtatttggtttcttgctcattgtaatGCTGTTGTTAGTAACCGTTTGTGCTGAAGTTTCTGTTGTCCTAACGTACATGCATCTCTGCGTCGAGGATTGGACGTGGTGGTGGAAAGCGTTCTATGCTTCGGGTTCAGTTGCACTGTATGTGTTCCTCTATTCCATAAACTACCTCGTCTTCGACCTACAGAGTTTGAGTGGGACCGTGTCAGCTGCACTCTATGTTGGATACTCGCTGATAATGGCAGTTGCCATTATGCTTTCTACTGGCACCATCGGTTTTCTCACTTCATTTTACTTTGTCCATTACCTATTCTCGTCAGTAAAGATTGATTGAAGAATACTTGGTATTCTCGGATATTAAGCAGACTCTCTTAAAATATCTGTTTCAAGATAAGATACTTTTGCATCAAAATCAGTGTTTTTAGATGCTTCATTCCCCATATATTCTTCAATTCATTCAACCTACACTCGATGTGGTTTacaattttattcaaataacttgcatttttcttcttcttgtatGACTCATGTATTAAAAAACTCAGACATCGCCATAAATTGGAAAAGAGAAGCAGCAGTTAATCATTTTAGTGGTCTTTAAGTTGTTGCGATAAGAGAATGCATTCATTATTCAAGGTGTGAATAATCTCGTGACGTCGGCCGAGCTACGGTAATAATTGACCccctcaaattttaattataataagaaGATAAATTTATAATCGTGGTTATTGTTAATGAAATGCcaattaagtttttataaattttatataaaacgCATATTAACTTTAGTATTTAATagataataacattatattattattatttattaataaataaatgatttgacaCTTTTTTTTAATCGTATATTgcttaaaataaattagtatCCTCTGTCCCGGCTCCTAGCTCGTGACAATGTCCTACTTCTTGGtcaaacacaaatatttttataatcacTCCTTATACAGctgaaaataaaacacaagAACTTGTCGTGTCGTAGTCGTCATTGCCATATGAGACTAAAGTCCGATATTAGCTGGCATCGGCTTCGACAAACCACTTCATACAAAAATTTTCTGGACCAATATTCAAATGCTTCGATAGCAGAATTTCATGTTATCTGGTCCTTGTCTTGACAAATTTGGCTCTTGAAGCCCTCTTTTCCATCTTTTCTCTTTTCTTTCGAGTTTTTTCATCTTCTTCATCTCCCTATACCATTGATCAATATAAGTGAAAACCATCCTAGAACCGTGACaccattttatgatttttttgcaGAATTATCATTGATGAAAGACAGAAAACTGAAAAGCCAAAAATGTGGGTGGCAAGTACCTCTGAACCATGAGGCAAGAACCCTTTGACAAGTCCAAATAGTTGATATGCTGCGAATGCTGGAATctagaaaagaaaatgaaaaaccaTTCAAGTTCATTCGACTTTTAATGAAACTAATAAGGAAATTAGATACATTAGCTAAAACAGGATTGCAGAGTTGTGGAATGGATAAAATTGACAtgcataaaatatcaataacttgttcaacaaatcatatcagatcatatttataaatatcaaGGAACAATGCATGAGTAGATATGGTAAAAAAGATCTGAATTTTGAATACATATAACTTACCACAAAGTAAACCAGCCAAAATTTTTCAGATATTATGGAACTGACTTGGACAAAACACGTAACATAGATCAAATCGTGCAAATATCTgcaataaaaaaagaagaagacaaAAAATAAGACTATAGTTCTCTTCATGTAAATGATTTGTGAGTGgtgaataaaatatatatccatATGGGATATGGTATGCATGATGTATATAGTGGCATGCATGGTGTATATCGTGGCAACAAAAAAAACTATGAAGCAATTAAAGAAACTAGCCAAGTAACATTCACATATACCAAAATTAGCAACATGTTCTTCCATTTATTGCATTCTTCTTCGACAGTTCGAATATGTCAGTGCCAAAGCAACCTTATCAAACAAAATAGAAATATTTGAGAACATCCACTAAGGGGATAGTTTAAAACATATCAACCAGCAAGCTCCAAACATCAAATTTACATCATTTCAAGATGCAACGGCCCATTCTTCACCTCCACCGCGCTTCCCAGTAAGGAGAAAAAGTCAAGAACCTATGTCAGTAAACACAAGTCCAAGCGTTCTAATCTGATATTAAGTCATCCTATACACAGACAGACAGCCTGCGGTATTGAGAGTTGTAATGGGAATGAGTATCACTCAATATGAGAAGACATTATGCCTGTAAACATGCAGTTTCCTGATCGGATATCAGAAGAAAAGGCATCCACTAAGCTTGAATCGTGACCCTCAAGTAGAATGGTGTTATTCAAAGCTTGAAGTTATGGAATACATAACCAAAAACGAACCAATAATGCGAGTGGatagtaaaataatttattacattTGAAATAACTCTTTTGCACCAGCAGTCATATACTTTTGCATCAACACGGTAGACAAGATGAAATCTAAAATATaaaacacaaaagcaataaataaCTAAGCATAAATGGATAAGGgtacttaaaatttaaaacaatggCAGAAACCATTCCAATGGAAGATCACAAACGAACAGCAACTAATGAAAAAgttcaaataaaaacaaatattaacaAACCAAGATACCAACAGAAAGTGTGCAAACCGTACCATGATTCTTATCTTCATCTACAATGAACCCAAAAGGGCCGCTTTATACCGATTAATTAGCCATTAGATGATAAATATAAAAGCCCAATAAAAATCTCAGGGCAGCAAATAAGCTTTATTGTAATCAATTTGTTAATTCTGCTAACATCATTATACTATAATCATTCATATTTTTGTATAGTAGGCGTTGCTAAAGGCTTCTCGCTGCATTGTCCCACATATTCAGTATGACAATTAATCCTGCAACAAAGTCAATACATTATAGCGATAATTTGAACTGGATGCAGCTTATTACTCAAATCAtttcattttctgaaaaacaaaaattagaATAAACAGCTCAAAATTCAAGACTCGAAATTCATCCAATCCTCAAATTTCATACTCTCAATCATCACAATTTGATATCCAAATTCAAAAGTCAATCCAATTCTTTAAAACAAGATTGTTTGAATTTGTTAAATCAATGCCATGCCACATCAATTACGACTaattaagaacaaaaaaataataataacaaaaaatcaCATACCCACAAATCCCTCCAGTACTCATATCAAATCCACCATCGAGAAGCTCCCCGCCTTCAGTGTAAGCAGGTTTTGCCATTACAGAGAGCTGCTGATACGGAATTACATAAGCAAGCGAAGTCAAAATCAATCCCGCACAATGCTTCCACGTGAAGCTGGAGTAGAAGACTCCGATCCTCACCGCTACATAAATTATCTGCAATCAAAATTTTGCGAACCAAAGGGAATCACGAAAACTAATACagatcaaattcaaattcaaactcAAATTGTACAGTGGATGAATTATTAAGGTTACATTGGAGACGATGATGAGGCGGAGAAGGTTCTTCATGTGACGGGCATTTTCTTCTTTACGTTTTTTCGCTCCTTGATTTGCCATTGAAACGATACCGTTTATCGAGTCTAATGCAGTGACCCCGAGAGGGTTTAGCTCAGTATTTTTCTCCTGGATTGGTGACAACTAAAAAGACAAGGGGGACAAGTAACTAGTCCGAATCCAAAAACATGGTTTTAAGGCAATTTACATATTTAATAATCAGATAGATAGATTATTgtacttaatttatttaataatattgaaTTTCATAAGCATAAGAAAAATTAGAAACGCAATTTTTTTGTCAGTCCTTAAATCGTGATTGAAACTCTTTGGGACacccaaaaacttatttttttttataagtccTCAAGTTCATCAATTTACACATTTTTCctttctaaattttatttacatttgGTCAACTCGAATTTGGTTATTTCTATTTCAATATCAAGAAGATAAAGCCCGACTACTGAAACCCACCAATCAACTTGCATCGCTTCTTCCGATTCTTTGTCTGTGAGTTTTTTTTCTGATCGTCTTCGTTgctctaaaaaaaaattcaatttcttcttgttttgaAGAGTTAGAGCTAAAAATATAGCATCATATAGTCGAGAATGTCTTCAGTTTTGGAACACTTGTTAAGTTTACATGTTTCTCTAGTTGTAATCAGGTTTTATtcgatataattttttttaaatataagtcAGTATCGATCAATATTCAAAGACCAAGATCGTACAATTTGTcctaaaaaaaaatggaatttatttattaaaaataaatcggttaatttgatataattaattctttataacaataaaataaatcaaaaccgaattaataaatttaactgattttttttccaaattttcaatcaaACATAATTTCTAGTGTTAATTGAAATTTTGTTAGCCAATCATGTTTCCGGGCTGTATAAAAAAGTGCGCAGGAAGACCCGACTCGGCCCGTTCTCCTATAAATTCTCCAACAGAATGAATCAGAATCAGAGGCAACTATGGAAATTGACGAGGACGCCCCACTCTCCCAAGCATTGAAGCGGAAAAGAATCTCCATCAACCAAGAAGTGAATCTCTGAACCACTGGCCAACCAGCCAAGCATGCCACCTGTCCAATTTCCTGCACTCGCTCCATATGCCGACTTAGAGGCGGCGGTGGAAATATCAGTTTCCGAGTTTGATTATTCGGTCGAGAATCACTTCAAAGCAGTCGACACAATCGTCAATCTCTGCGGGCTATCCGGAACAGTGGATTCCGATCAGTCTGAAAACGAGAGGTTCTCTAATTCCATCACTTTCTTAAggtagctttttttttttaacgctCAGTTGGGGAGATAGTTTGATCTTGAAGCGTGCAAATTTATGTGTGAAATATTTGTTGCAGAGAGTGGAGGGATATTAATTACGCTTCCAGGGTTGTGCGGTTTGCTTTCCGGCATAATTCTGAGAAAGAAGATATAGTAGGCGAGGTTACATTACCTCAATTTTCAGCTGCAAGTGTTCCTAAGGTATTCTGCAGAAGAAAGTTTCATAGCTCCCTCTACGCTACACGAGTGATCGGCGCACACGTGCGGCATAGGCCCTCCCAAATAATGTTTTTCCTTTTGGtattaatttgaatttatttattgattttacgCAGCTTCAAAATCCGCAGATCGAGAGCAAAATTAATGGTAGAAAATCTAGGTGGGCTGAATAATTAGATTCTTGGGATGTACGTAGAAAATTTCAGTTGCTATTCATCAATGGTTCCTTACTTTGTTTCAGCAAAGACTTTGTAATGCATGTTGGCGGTGCTGTCTGGGCATTGGATTGGTGCCGCAGAGTTGATCATAATTCAGAGAATGGCATTGAGCCTGAGGTAATTGTATGGTGTCTTCATCCAAGTAGGAATCTTTTCCTTTAACGAGGGGTACCGCTTGGAAAAGGAATTATGCAGAATAACTGCAGTGGAAATTGCTTTGCATGAGTAGGTGAACGGATTTAGAAAACTCTTAGTTGTGGacataaatcacaaaaaattattttgtgctGTAACTAAaggaaaaagaaatgaaatagATATGACTCGTCCAGATTTCTGGTTTGAAATATTTCTTATAGGTTGGTGGTAAAAGGATCGTCTTTGCTAATAGTATTGGAGAGCTTTCCATTGTTTGCATGCATGATGGAAATTAATGTGATAATCTGTTTTGATTAACTGAGTGTagttattttcttgaaataatatGTTACTTATTCTTTCCTTGTTATCTACCCTATGATTGTGTGAAGGATAAGTTTCTTGCAATTGGTTTGTTTCTACAATCAAGATGACACATTTCACAAATTTTACTTCACCTACGCGTTTTGCATCGGTTTTAGACGCTAAAAGATAAATCTGTCTTCTCAATATCATGTATGTAGTACCTTCTCTGCATGTTTGATTGTCATATTAACTCTATGTTCACCTTTGAAAATCGACGTAATAGTTTGTTGCAGTTGCTTCTTATCCTCCTGAATCTTCATATCACAAGATTGGCACCCCTTACCCCCTTATCTGGCAGAGGTGTCATTCTAATTTGGTGTGTGTTAGCTGTCTGTGAGGAGGAAGTTGTACTATCTCAGTGTAATAAAATGCCAAGGCCAACCCAGAAAAAGGGGATGGTCATGGCTAATGAGCCAACTAAAATGCAAAGGCCAAGAGGAAGGCCAAGAAAGAAGCCTCTTATTGACCCTTTAGAGAAGGCAGATGCTGAcaatcaaaatgtgcaaccTCTTGCTGTTGAATACCCTGAGGGTTCTTCTAGATCGCAACCATCAGACAAAACTTCCATAACAAACATTTTGAAGACCTTGGGAGATCACATAAATATTGTAACCAGACAGAATATTCAAATGCGTCAACATCGAGTTCTCCTGAGAGGGCAGAGGAAATCAAGCAAAGGCACAAAATCAAACCCAGGTTCACGATAATGATTTGCATATGCTCAGGCAAGACGAACGTCAAGAACCTGCCCTTTTGAATCCTTCATTGTCTGCAAGCTATCTAATGAATTCCTCCTTGAGGCCCCACAATAAGATAAATTGTACTGGTTCTTGTGATACTTCTAGATACTTTGTTCCGAAGGTTGTTGCTTTGCCTAGAATGATGCTGTGTTTAGCTCATAATGGGAAAATTGCATGGGATATAAAGTGGCGGCCATATAATGGTTGTGACCCTCAATCCGTGAAGGAATGGGTTATCTTGCTGTCTTGCTTGGAAATGGTGCGTTAGAAATGTAA
Proteins encoded:
- the LOC140958638 gene encoding uncharacterized protein isoform X2; this encodes MPPVQFPALAPYADLEAAVEISVSEFDYSVENHFKAVDTIVNLCGLSGTVDSDQSENERFSNSITFLREWRDINYASRVVRFAFRHNSEKEDIVGEVTLPQFSAASVPKLQNPQIESKINGRKSSKDFVMHVGGAVWALDWCRRVDHNSENGIEPEFVAVASYPPESSYHKIGTPYPLIWQRCHSNLVCVSCL
- the LOC140958562 gene encoding uncharacterized protein: MANQGAKKRKEENARHMKNLLRLIIVSNIIYVAVRIGVFYSSFTWKHCAGLILTSLAYVIPYQQLSVMAKPAYTEGGELLDGGFDMSTGGICGYLHDLIYVTCFVQVSSIISEKFWLVYFVIPAFAAYQLFGLVKGFLPHGSEGDEEDEKTRKKREKMEKRASRAKFVKTRTR
- the LOC140958638 gene encoding uncharacterized protein isoform X1, whose amino-acid sequence is MPPVQFPALAPYADLEAAVEISVSEFDYSVENHFKAVDTIVNLCGLSGTVDSDQSENERFSNSITFLREWRDINYASRVVRFAFRHNSEKEDIVGEVTLPQFSAASVPKLQNPQIESKINGRKSSKDFVMHVGGAVWALDWCRRVDHNSENGIEPELLLILLNLHITRLAPLTPLSGRGVILIWCVLAVCEEEVVLSQCNKMPRPTQKKGMVMANEPTKMQRPRGRPRKKPLIDPLEKADADNQNVQPLAVEYPEGSSRSQPSDKTSITNILKTLGDHINIVTRQNIQMRQHRVLLRGQRKSSKGTKSNPGSR
- the LOC140959252 gene encoding transmembrane 9 superfamily member 12; translated protein: MELILISRRKLCTAFIYLVLTLQACNGFYLPGSYMHTYSTGEEIYAKVNSLTSIETELPFSYYSLPYCPPIGGVKKSAENLGELLMGDQIDNSPYRFRMNVNETVYLCTTSPLSDHEVKLLKQRTRDMYQVNINLDNLPAMRYTEQNGLKIQWTGFPVGYAPANSDDDYIINHLKFTVLIHEYEGAGVEIIGTGEEGMGVISQSDKKKASGYEIVGFEVVPCSIKNDPEKMSKLHMYDNSTSVSCPKELDKSQIIREQERVSFTYEVAFVKSDIRWPSRWDAYLRMEGSRVHWFSILNSLMVIFFLAGIVFVIFLRTVRRDLTRYEELDKEAQAQMNEELSGWKLVVGDVFREPSHSKLLCVMVGNGVQITGMSLVTLVFAALGFMSPASRGMLLTGMIMLYLFLGIAAGYTSVRMWRTIKGSSEGWRSVSWSVACFFPGIIFVILTALNFILWGSNSTGAIPISLYFTLFALWFCISVPLTLVGGFLGTQAEQIQYPVRTNQIPREIPSRKYPSWLLILGAGTLPFGTLFIELFFILSSIWLGRFYYVFGFLLIVMLLLVTVCAEVSVVLTYMHLCVEDWTWWWKAFYASGSVALYVFLYSINYLVFDLQSLSGTVSAALYVGYSLIMAVAIMLSTGTIGFLTSFYFVHYLFSSVKID